In Miscanthus floridulus cultivar M001 chromosome 5, ASM1932011v1, whole genome shotgun sequence, one genomic interval encodes:
- the LOC136455490 gene encoding putative F-box protein At5g55150: MTQPPNPKRRSLPLPDSRSGLLEDLLESIGQHLASGHDAASFRSACSPWCTVVPFATFGLLLLLPFDPNSDHVGFYCVSEKKVLSKMLSDVCGKVACGSLCGWLALMDEAASVTLLNPFAGACAPRVDLPPAGEHVAAASSSERVSRVHSRWVLHPTNGYGDADAAGRAIKIEDMRDMFFHEIVLSTPPDIVGRECVAMAMLGCSTEATFFRVGVDSAWTLLDTKLEFSVGSIVHCQDKFLAIDCTGEISVCSSNAADTTPTATLLLSLSPPAGLYHRSYLESNGELHIVGAMVSTFHETQSFTYSSAVYKCNLNDRTPEWSRVRDIGDQTLFVSKHFNESFSGTSVSKYKENKIYMSESLYEDSYDLVHRLEIVDIGTGASEVKPVQKKMHGSDALGWIRLNLWKGHCKTSIIS, encoded by the coding sequence ATGACTCAGCCTCCCAATCctaagagaaggtccctacctctccctgactcGAGATCTGGTCTGctagaggatctcctcgagtccatcgggcagcatctcgcgtcaggccacgacgcAGCGTCCTttcgatccgcttgctccccatggtgCACCGTCGTCCCGTTCGCGACCTTCGGGCTGCTCCTGCTGCTCCCATTCGACCCCAACTCAGACCATGTCGGCTTCTACTGTGTCtcggagaagaaggtcttgtccaagatgCTGTCCGACGTGTgcggcaaggtggcgtgcggctccttgtgtgggtggctggcgctcatggacgaggcggcgtccgtgacgctgctgaatccattcgccggTGCCTGTGCTCCCCGCGTTGACCTCCCACCAGCAGGCGAACACGTCGCGGCGGCATCCTCATCGgaacgcgtgtctagggtccatagccggtgggtcctccatcccaccaacggctacggggacgcggatgccgcaggcagagccatcaagATAGAAGACATGCGGGACATGTTCTTCCATGAGATCGTGCTCTCGACGCCGCCTGACATCGTCGGCCgtgagtgcgtggccatggccatgcttgggtgctccacggaggccACGTTCTtccgggttggagtcgacagcgcatggacgctgctcgacaccaaactggagttctccgtggggtccatcgtccactgccaagacaagttcttggcgatcgactgcactggagaaatctccgtctgcagcagcaacgccgccgACACTACTCCAACCGCGACGTTGCTGCTATCGTTgtcgccacctgcggggctctACCACCGtagctacctggaatcaaacggtgagctgcatattgtgggtgccatggtaagcacgttccacgagacacagagcttcacctacagtAGCGCggtctacaagtgcaacctcaacgaccgtacgccggagtggtccagggtgagggacatcggtgatcagacattgttcgtgtctaaacatttcaatgaaagcttcagtggaacaagtgtatctaaatacaaggagaacaaaatctataTGTCCGAGTCATTGTATGAAGAttcatacgacttggtccatcgattggagatcgttgatattggtaccggcgcatccgaagtgaagcccgtccagAAAAAGATGCATGGTTCTGATGCTTTAGGTTGGATTCGACTCAATCTCTGGAAGGgtcattgcaagacatcaatcatctcatag